One segment of Salvelinus alpinus chromosome 1, SLU_Salpinus.1, whole genome shotgun sequence DNA contains the following:
- the samd9l gene encoding sterile alpha motif domain-containing protein 9-like isoform X1, whose amino-acid sequence MAEEPDELPVEKWTDSNVSSWLRTIGVKEQYIKKLYEEEVDGRILLVLTEDYLRKEIGMKSGPALLIIRKRNELVDTKQRTRGKEKPQCSNNTEQESKKKKQGSAPQIPATDQGLSEEEKQTHQGQSVEDNVLTTKRDCKPRPFGKEGIDFTYVKHSVLQPESGVFDLISPCHEYKSFDNAAKLDRTRLQAKFAKEVLKFGSGCMNIRSNGTIHFGVMDSRDDAGYVHGEIIGVPVFEKDIYVDALDHIERSFSCSDSEHVRQCIRPPQFIEVMDINSTEKRYVVEVDIVPSISIVKNRVYSVRLPNFKESSNKIEHEKETIYRRVGSKTEPVNDQNDFYQRVRDRDAQREEAEHCRYVNTPDICQDLGRKLTMLITSGKKFIEKEKWYILVTNKFKPDDLSSIDFLLNMNIFCVFDFDTDSKLLGLCSKYIQHHAANMHFMQNYKIPSGMSIGEFVSHLHLFEQTSWIFCNGRSDYKGNENPCDEMTWIKTKITLLRESVSLICKQILPKGAFLVVFLLTSPVEKPLLHTFYEFFTDMEGHEDIICISESEDNYQKWQSFAEGSCGTETVNRSSVVGMKMSHVDATLQRIQPVTSRDTKHLPIYLKGQCLLETRDEERMYSLEILSVNHCDETSDDYIKAEKENIERQFYHGGRVTWLNFWLAEKKFVGEVIQRDAYRDVSKLLTDTMKWGVDRPVNIINIYHHPGSGGSTVGRQVLWNKRTDLRCAVVKPSYSAATVSEHAVQLREYEEKDPEKCLPVLLLIEDCDKEYLDELRNELEFAINTKKIKQGTPCFILLSCRRSHNPEKMCKDSPLQNVAVTHKLSKEEKRQFAGKRQKLEEQYQPEFILTFVLMSEEFEHQKIVEYVAQFVKHLLQDIDHEAVVTQLIRYVALLNTYVQNSFISQSHCEALLVFTIHMDRFRQHAFERSLSEQAKLVFIHLRDDKTHIESVRIIHPLVAKEILQQLLGDQKQQSGLAMDLLHEDVLFEHRFGKEDYGKFLRALFMRRCRVSKGDESNSFFSPLIEHVSEKETPDKAIELLKEAYKRFNKDAFFAQQLARLNYSHEKFEEAKDWAEIAAKQMPNNSYILDTKGQVYRRWFNAKCKAIEKVPKTAENTADAVETALKAMECFRECEKSALSDLENMNNSGFFAAVEVGCSLLKLVFSLRIFSSKTNGHSECMKYLLTDYIPEELKEPWENFHINLKGLQMTLHDALEWISEDLSYFQTDISADEEETIESSEMKISHPMTWLVRKSSEYGKYFSGYSLSIAPKLCQSNPGSLTPFMKRMIIYQLGGGNITSIFSLLTDQKERDQVKVLENIISLYPSNPLMARLDQMDLVNYIAAHIALSCLTTQSPKLAALKDLQKLSQQFPTEKRKCLSSALFLLILLFWPEDHDTDPEKETKYNIVLSAVEYLKRSYWTKMKDIPQRKKRIYTHFFLSNGSGWDKIVHKSKVETITKVLSISEKRMKWFSGEVWKMPEMAKLLRTVSGWTEDGIVYLEGPKERKFTIPHLKAASVPYGNENITFYLGFTFRGPVAYNVTVKK is encoded by the exons ATGG CAGAGGAACCTGATGAACTGCCTGTTGAAAAATGGACTGACTCCAACGTGAGCTCCTGGTTAAGAACTATTGGAGTGAAGGAGCAATACATCAAGAAACTTTATGAGGAAGAGGTAGATGGGAGAATTCTCCTTGTACTGACTGAGGACTATCTGAGAAAAGAGATTGGAATGAAATCAGGACCAGCTCTGTTGATCATCAGAAAGAGAAATGAGCTTGTAGACACCAAACAGAGAACTCGGGGCAAGGAAAAGCCTCAATGTAGCAACAATACTGAACAGGAAAGTAAAAAGAAGAAGCAGGGATCAGCTCCCCAGATTCCAGCGACAGATCAAGGTCTTTCAGAGGAAGAGAAACAAACTCATCAAGGACAATCTGTTGAGGACAATGTGTTAACCACAAAGAGAGACTGCAAGCCACGGCCATTTGGCAAAGAAGGCATTGATTTCACATATGTCAAACATAGTGTTCTGCAACCTGAATCTGGTGTATTTGATCTGATATCTCCCTGTCATGAGTACAAGTCATTTGACAATGCTGCCAAATTGGACCGCACAAGACTACAGGCAAAATTTGCCAAAGAGGTTCTCAAATTCGGTAGTGGCTGCATGAATATCAGATCAAATGGCACAATACACTTTGGTGTGATGGACAGTAGGGATGATGCAGGCTATGTGCATGGTGAGATAATCGGTGTTCCGGTTTTTGAGAAAGATATATATGTTGATGCATTGGATCACATTGAAAGGAGTTTCTCTTGCTCTGACAGCGAGCATGTGCGACAGTGCATACGCCCACCTCAGTTTATAGAGGTTATGGACATAAATAGCACAGAAAAAAGATACGTGGTGGAGGTTGATATTGTGCCCTCCATAAGCATTGTTAAGAACCGAGTGTACTCTGTTCGCCTGCCAAACTTCAAAGAGTCCTCTAACAAGATTGAGCATGAAAAGGAAACAATCTATCGCAGGGTAGGATCAAAAACCGAGCCAGTGAATGATCAAAATGACTTCTACCAGCGAGTCAGAGACAGAGATGCCCAAAGAGAAGAGGCTGAGCATTGTCGATATGTTAACACCCCAGACATCTGCCAAGACCTCGGAAGGAAACTCACCATGCTGATAACCAGTGGCAAGAAATTCATTGAAAAGGAGAAATGGTACATTCTTGTCACTAACAAGTTCAAACCAGATGATTTGAGCAGCATTGACTTCTTGCTCAACATGAATATTTTCTGTGTGTTCGACTTTGACACAGATTCCAAGCTGTTAGGACTGTGCAGTAAATATATTCAGCACCATGCTGCAAATATGCATTTCATGCAGAACTACAAAATACCAAGTGGTATGAGCATTGGTGAATTTGTGAGCCATTTGCATTTGTTTGAGCAAACCAGCTGGATATTTTGCAATGGACGAAGCGATTACAAAGGGAATGAAAACCCCTGTGATGAGATGACATGGATCAAAACAAAAATTACACTCCTGAGGGAATCTGTGTCATTGATCTGCAAACAGATCTTGCCAAAAGGAGCATTCCTGGTGGTCTTCCTTCTCACATCCCCAGTTGAGAAACCCCTTTTGCACACCTTCTATGAGTTCTTCACAGATATGGAAGGTCATGAAGACATCATTTGCATCTCAGAATCTGAGGATAACTATCAGAAATGGCAAAGTTTTGCAGAGGGTTCATGTGGAACAGAAACTGTGAACCGTTCCAGTGTTGTTGGGATGAAAATGAGCCATGTTGATGCGACACTGCAGCGAATCCAACCTGTAACATCTCGAGACACCAAACACTTGCCTATCTACCTGAAAGGACAGTGCCTTCTTGAAACTCGTGACGAGGAAAGGATGTATTCCTTGGAAATCCTGAGTGTCAATCATTGTGATGAAACAAGCGATGATTACATCAAAGCAGAAAAAGAAAACATTGAAAGACAGTTTTACCACGGGGGAAGAGTGACCTGGTTGAATTTCTGGCTTGCAGAGAAGAAGTTTGTTGGAGAAGTAATTCAAAGGGATGCATACAGAGATGTCTCCAAACTTCTCACTGACACTATGAAATGGGGTGTAGACAGACCTGTGAACATTATCAACATCTACCATCACCCAGGAAGCGGTGGAAGCACAGTGGGAAGGCAAGTGTTATGGAACAAGAGGACAGACCTAAGATGTGCTGTTGTGAAGCCGTCATACTCAGCAGCCACTGTATCTGAACATGCTGTTCAACTCCGAGAGTATGAGGAAAAAGATCCTGAGAAATGTCTCCCAGTGCTCCTGCTGATTGAGGACTGTGACAAAGAATACCTTGATGAGCTGAGGAATGAATTAGAGTTTGCCATCAACACTAAGAAAATCAAACAAGGAACACCTTGCTTCATTCTGTTGAGCTGCAGACGATCACATAACCCAGAGAAGATGTGCAAGGACTCACCATTGCAGAATGTAGCTGTCACTCACAAACTATCAAAAGAAGAGAAGAGACAGTTTGCTGGGAAACGGCAGAAGCTTGAAGAACAGTACCAGCCAGAATTCATCTTGACATTCGTCTTGATGAGTGAAGAATTTGAACACCAGAAGATTGTTGAGTATGTTGCGCAATTTGTGAAACATCTGCTCCAAGACATTGATCATGAAGCGGTTGTCACTCAGCTCATTCGGTATGTGGCATTGCTCAACACTTATGTTCAGAACTCATTCATTTCCCAGTCCCATTGCGAAGCTCTGCTAGTATTTACCATTCATATGGATCGATTCCGCCAGCATGCTTTTGAGAGATCACTGAGTGAGCAGGCCAAACTTGTCTTTATACATCTGAGAGATGACAAGACGCACATTGAATCAGTTCGAATCATTCATCCACTTGTTGCAAAGGAAATCCTTCAGCAGCTCCTTGGTGACCAAAAGCAGCAAAGTGGGTTGGCCATGGATCTTCTCCACGAGGATGTGCTTTTTGAGCACAGATTTGGAAAAGAAGATTATGGTAAGTTTTTGCGAGCCCTGTTCATGAGACGTTGCAGAGTAAGTAAAGGTGATGAATCAAACagctttttctctcctctcattgAACATGTGAGTGAAAAGGAAACCCCTGACAAGGCAATCGAGCTCctcaaggaggcatacaaacgcTTCAACAAAGATGCATTCTTTGCTCAGCAACTTGCTCGCCTGAATTACTCCCATGAGAAGTTTGAAGAGGCAAAGGATTGGGCAGAGATAGCAGCAAAACAAATGCCTAACAACTCTTACATTCTTGACACGAAAGGccaggtatacagaagatggttcAACGCCAAGTGTAAAGCAATTGAGAAAGTACCAAAAACGGCAGAAAATACAGCAGACGCTGTTGAAACTGCGCTGAAAGCAATGGAGTGTTTCAGAGAATGTGAGAAATCTGCTCTCTCGGACCTtgaaaacatgaacaacagtggCTTTTTTGCTGCAGTTGAAGTTGGCTGCAGTCTGCTGAAGCTCGTATTCTCATTGCGTATTTTCTCAAGCAAAACGAATGGCCATTCAGAATGTATGAAGTACCTTCTCACTGATTACATTCCTGAGGAACTGAAGGAGCCCTGGGAGAATTTTCACATCAATTTGAAAGGCCTTCAAATGACACTGCATGATGCCCTGGAGTGgatctcggaggacctgagttaCTTCCAGACAGACATCAGTGCAGATGAGGAGGAGACAATTGAAAGCTCTGAGATGAAAATAAGCCATCCAATGACATGGTTGGTAAGAAAATCCTCTGAGTATGGTAAATATTTCAGTGGTTACTCTCTCAGCATTGCCCCAAAGCTGTGCCAGTCGAACCCTGGCAGTTTAACTCCTTTCATGAAACGCATGATCATTTACCAGCTTGGTGGGGGGAATATAACTTCAATCTTCTCCCTACTGACTGACCAGAAAGAAAGAGACCAAGTCAAAGTCCTAGAGAATATCATATCTCTCTACCCCAGCAACCCTCTGATGGCCAGGCTGGATCAAATGGATCTCGTCAATTACATAGCAGCTCATATTGCTCTGAGTTGCCTTACAACCCAATCTCCAAAGTTGGCTGCTCTGAAAGACCTTCAGAAACTTAGTCAGCAGTTCCCAACAGAGAAACGGAAGTGCCTGTCCAGTGCTCTGTTCCTGCTCATCTTGCTCTTCTGGCCAGAAGATCATGACACAGACCCTGAAAAGGAGACCAAATACAACATTGTTCTATCAGCTGTTGAGTACCTCAAAAGGAGCTACTGGACCAAAATGAAGGATATACCACAAAGGAAGAAAAGGATTTACACCCACTTTTTCCTAAGTAATGGAAGTGGGTGGGACAAGATTGTTCACAAAAGCAAGGTTGAAACGATTACGAAGGTCCTCTCCATCTCAGAAAAGAGAATGAAGTGGTTCAGTGGGGAGGTGTGGAAAATGCCAGAGATGGCAAAACTGCTCAGGACTGTGTCTGGGTGGACAGAAGATGGGATAGTGTACCTTGAGGGCCCAAAAGAGAGAAAGTTCACTATTCCTCATCTGAAAGCAGCCTCCGTGCCCTATGGCAATGAAAACATCACATTCTACTTGGGGTTCACATTTAGAGGACCTGTTGCGTACAACGTCACTGTGAAAAAGTAG
- the samd9l gene encoding sterile alpha motif domain-containing protein 9-like isoform X2, translated as MEEPDELPVEKWTDSNVSSWLRTIGVKEQYIKKLYEEEVDGRILLVLTEDYLRKEIGMKSGPALLIIRKRNELVDTKQRTRGKEKPQCSNNTEQESKKKKQGSAPQIPATDQGLSEEEKQTHQGQSVEDNVLTTKRDCKPRPFGKEGIDFTYVKHSVLQPESGVFDLISPCHEYKSFDNAAKLDRTRLQAKFAKEVLKFGSGCMNIRSNGTIHFGVMDSRDDAGYVHGEIIGVPVFEKDIYVDALDHIERSFSCSDSEHVRQCIRPPQFIEVMDINSTEKRYVVEVDIVPSISIVKNRVYSVRLPNFKESSNKIEHEKETIYRRVGSKTEPVNDQNDFYQRVRDRDAQREEAEHCRYVNTPDICQDLGRKLTMLITSGKKFIEKEKWYILVTNKFKPDDLSSIDFLLNMNIFCVFDFDTDSKLLGLCSKYIQHHAANMHFMQNYKIPSGMSIGEFVSHLHLFEQTSWIFCNGRSDYKGNENPCDEMTWIKTKITLLRESVSLICKQILPKGAFLVVFLLTSPVEKPLLHTFYEFFTDMEGHEDIICISESEDNYQKWQSFAEGSCGTETVNRSSVVGMKMSHVDATLQRIQPVTSRDTKHLPIYLKGQCLLETRDEERMYSLEILSVNHCDETSDDYIKAEKENIERQFYHGGRVTWLNFWLAEKKFVGEVIQRDAYRDVSKLLTDTMKWGVDRPVNIINIYHHPGSGGSTVGRQVLWNKRTDLRCAVVKPSYSAATVSEHAVQLREYEEKDPEKCLPVLLLIEDCDKEYLDELRNELEFAINTKKIKQGTPCFILLSCRRSHNPEKMCKDSPLQNVAVTHKLSKEEKRQFAGKRQKLEEQYQPEFILTFVLMSEEFEHQKIVEYVAQFVKHLLQDIDHEAVVTQLIRYVALLNTYVQNSFISQSHCEALLVFTIHMDRFRQHAFERSLSEQAKLVFIHLRDDKTHIESVRIIHPLVAKEILQQLLGDQKQQSGLAMDLLHEDVLFEHRFGKEDYGKFLRALFMRRCRVSKGDESNSFFSPLIEHVSEKETPDKAIELLKEAYKRFNKDAFFAQQLARLNYSHEKFEEAKDWAEIAAKQMPNNSYILDTKGQVYRRWFNAKCKAIEKVPKTAENTADAVETALKAMECFRECEKSALSDLENMNNSGFFAAVEVGCSLLKLVFSLRIFSSKTNGHSECMKYLLTDYIPEELKEPWENFHINLKGLQMTLHDALEWISEDLSYFQTDISADEEETIESSEMKISHPMTWLVRKSSEYGKYFSGYSLSIAPKLCQSNPGSLTPFMKRMIIYQLGGGNITSIFSLLTDQKERDQVKVLENIISLYPSNPLMARLDQMDLVNYIAAHIALSCLTTQSPKLAALKDLQKLSQQFPTEKRKCLSSALFLLILLFWPEDHDTDPEKETKYNIVLSAVEYLKRSYWTKMKDIPQRKKRIYTHFFLSNGSGWDKIVHKSKVETITKVLSISEKRMKWFSGEVWKMPEMAKLLRTVSGWTEDGIVYLEGPKERKFTIPHLKAASVPYGNENITFYLGFTFRGPVAYNVTVKK; from the exons ATGG AGGAACCTGATGAACTGCCTGTTGAAAAATGGACTGACTCCAACGTGAGCTCCTGGTTAAGAACTATTGGAGTGAAGGAGCAATACATCAAGAAACTTTATGAGGAAGAGGTAGATGGGAGAATTCTCCTTGTACTGACTGAGGACTATCTGAGAAAAGAGATTGGAATGAAATCAGGACCAGCTCTGTTGATCATCAGAAAGAGAAATGAGCTTGTAGACACCAAACAGAGAACTCGGGGCAAGGAAAAGCCTCAATGTAGCAACAATACTGAACAGGAAAGTAAAAAGAAGAAGCAGGGATCAGCTCCCCAGATTCCAGCGACAGATCAAGGTCTTTCAGAGGAAGAGAAACAAACTCATCAAGGACAATCTGTTGAGGACAATGTGTTAACCACAAAGAGAGACTGCAAGCCACGGCCATTTGGCAAAGAAGGCATTGATTTCACATATGTCAAACATAGTGTTCTGCAACCTGAATCTGGTGTATTTGATCTGATATCTCCCTGTCATGAGTACAAGTCATTTGACAATGCTGCCAAATTGGACCGCACAAGACTACAGGCAAAATTTGCCAAAGAGGTTCTCAAATTCGGTAGTGGCTGCATGAATATCAGATCAAATGGCACAATACACTTTGGTGTGATGGACAGTAGGGATGATGCAGGCTATGTGCATGGTGAGATAATCGGTGTTCCGGTTTTTGAGAAAGATATATATGTTGATGCATTGGATCACATTGAAAGGAGTTTCTCTTGCTCTGACAGCGAGCATGTGCGACAGTGCATACGCCCACCTCAGTTTATAGAGGTTATGGACATAAATAGCACAGAAAAAAGATACGTGGTGGAGGTTGATATTGTGCCCTCCATAAGCATTGTTAAGAACCGAGTGTACTCTGTTCGCCTGCCAAACTTCAAAGAGTCCTCTAACAAGATTGAGCATGAAAAGGAAACAATCTATCGCAGGGTAGGATCAAAAACCGAGCCAGTGAATGATCAAAATGACTTCTACCAGCGAGTCAGAGACAGAGATGCCCAAAGAGAAGAGGCTGAGCATTGTCGATATGTTAACACCCCAGACATCTGCCAAGACCTCGGAAGGAAACTCACCATGCTGATAACCAGTGGCAAGAAATTCATTGAAAAGGAGAAATGGTACATTCTTGTCACTAACAAGTTCAAACCAGATGATTTGAGCAGCATTGACTTCTTGCTCAACATGAATATTTTCTGTGTGTTCGACTTTGACACAGATTCCAAGCTGTTAGGACTGTGCAGTAAATATATTCAGCACCATGCTGCAAATATGCATTTCATGCAGAACTACAAAATACCAAGTGGTATGAGCATTGGTGAATTTGTGAGCCATTTGCATTTGTTTGAGCAAACCAGCTGGATATTTTGCAATGGACGAAGCGATTACAAAGGGAATGAAAACCCCTGTGATGAGATGACATGGATCAAAACAAAAATTACACTCCTGAGGGAATCTGTGTCATTGATCTGCAAACAGATCTTGCCAAAAGGAGCATTCCTGGTGGTCTTCCTTCTCACATCCCCAGTTGAGAAACCCCTTTTGCACACCTTCTATGAGTTCTTCACAGATATGGAAGGTCATGAAGACATCATTTGCATCTCAGAATCTGAGGATAACTATCAGAAATGGCAAAGTTTTGCAGAGGGTTCATGTGGAACAGAAACTGTGAACCGTTCCAGTGTTGTTGGGATGAAAATGAGCCATGTTGATGCGACACTGCAGCGAATCCAACCTGTAACATCTCGAGACACCAAACACTTGCCTATCTACCTGAAAGGACAGTGCCTTCTTGAAACTCGTGACGAGGAAAGGATGTATTCCTTGGAAATCCTGAGTGTCAATCATTGTGATGAAACAAGCGATGATTACATCAAAGCAGAAAAAGAAAACATTGAAAGACAGTTTTACCACGGGGGAAGAGTGACCTGGTTGAATTTCTGGCTTGCAGAGAAGAAGTTTGTTGGAGAAGTAATTCAAAGGGATGCATACAGAGATGTCTCCAAACTTCTCACTGACACTATGAAATGGGGTGTAGACAGACCTGTGAACATTATCAACATCTACCATCACCCAGGAAGCGGTGGAAGCACAGTGGGAAGGCAAGTGTTATGGAACAAGAGGACAGACCTAAGATGTGCTGTTGTGAAGCCGTCATACTCAGCAGCCACTGTATCTGAACATGCTGTTCAACTCCGAGAGTATGAGGAAAAAGATCCTGAGAAATGTCTCCCAGTGCTCCTGCTGATTGAGGACTGTGACAAAGAATACCTTGATGAGCTGAGGAATGAATTAGAGTTTGCCATCAACACTAAGAAAATCAAACAAGGAACACCTTGCTTCATTCTGTTGAGCTGCAGACGATCACATAACCCAGAGAAGATGTGCAAGGACTCACCATTGCAGAATGTAGCTGTCACTCACAAACTATCAAAAGAAGAGAAGAGACAGTTTGCTGGGAAACGGCAGAAGCTTGAAGAACAGTACCAGCCAGAATTCATCTTGACATTCGTCTTGATGAGTGAAGAATTTGAACACCAGAAGATTGTTGAGTATGTTGCGCAATTTGTGAAACATCTGCTCCAAGACATTGATCATGAAGCGGTTGTCACTCAGCTCATTCGGTATGTGGCATTGCTCAACACTTATGTTCAGAACTCATTCATTTCCCAGTCCCATTGCGAAGCTCTGCTAGTATTTACCATTCATATGGATCGATTCCGCCAGCATGCTTTTGAGAGATCACTGAGTGAGCAGGCCAAACTTGTCTTTATACATCTGAGAGATGACAAGACGCACATTGAATCAGTTCGAATCATTCATCCACTTGTTGCAAAGGAAATCCTTCAGCAGCTCCTTGGTGACCAAAAGCAGCAAAGTGGGTTGGCCATGGATCTTCTCCACGAGGATGTGCTTTTTGAGCACAGATTTGGAAAAGAAGATTATGGTAAGTTTTTGCGAGCCCTGTTCATGAGACGTTGCAGAGTAAGTAAAGGTGATGAATCAAACagctttttctctcctctcattgAACATGTGAGTGAAAAGGAAACCCCTGACAAGGCAATCGAGCTCctcaaggaggcatacaaacgcTTCAACAAAGATGCATTCTTTGCTCAGCAACTTGCTCGCCTGAATTACTCCCATGAGAAGTTTGAAGAGGCAAAGGATTGGGCAGAGATAGCAGCAAAACAAATGCCTAACAACTCTTACATTCTTGACACGAAAGGccaggtatacagaagatggttcAACGCCAAGTGTAAAGCAATTGAGAAAGTACCAAAAACGGCAGAAAATACAGCAGACGCTGTTGAAACTGCGCTGAAAGCAATGGAGTGTTTCAGAGAATGTGAGAAATCTGCTCTCTCGGACCTtgaaaacatgaacaacagtggCTTTTTTGCTGCAGTTGAAGTTGGCTGCAGTCTGCTGAAGCTCGTATTCTCATTGCGTATTTTCTCAAGCAAAACGAATGGCCATTCAGAATGTATGAAGTACCTTCTCACTGATTACATTCCTGAGGAACTGAAGGAGCCCTGGGAGAATTTTCACATCAATTTGAAAGGCCTTCAAATGACACTGCATGATGCCCTGGAGTGgatctcggaggacctgagttaCTTCCAGACAGACATCAGTGCAGATGAGGAGGAGACAATTGAAAGCTCTGAGATGAAAATAAGCCATCCAATGACATGGTTGGTAAGAAAATCCTCTGAGTATGGTAAATATTTCAGTGGTTACTCTCTCAGCATTGCCCCAAAGCTGTGCCAGTCGAACCCTGGCAGTTTAACTCCTTTCATGAAACGCATGATCATTTACCAGCTTGGTGGGGGGAATATAACTTCAATCTTCTCCCTACTGACTGACCAGAAAGAAAGAGACCAAGTCAAAGTCCTAGAGAATATCATATCTCTCTACCCCAGCAACCCTCTGATGGCCAGGCTGGATCAAATGGATCTCGTCAATTACATAGCAGCTCATATTGCTCTGAGTTGCCTTACAACCCAATCTCCAAAGTTGGCTGCTCTGAAAGACCTTCAGAAACTTAGTCAGCAGTTCCCAACAGAGAAACGGAAGTGCCTGTCCAGTGCTCTGTTCCTGCTCATCTTGCTCTTCTGGCCAGAAGATCATGACACAGACCCTGAAAAGGAGACCAAATACAACATTGTTCTATCAGCTGTTGAGTACCTCAAAAGGAGCTACTGGACCAAAATGAAGGATATACCACAAAGGAAGAAAAGGATTTACACCCACTTTTTCCTAAGTAATGGAAGTGGGTGGGACAAGATTGTTCACAAAAGCAAGGTTGAAACGATTACGAAGGTCCTCTCCATCTCAGAAAAGAGAATGAAGTGGTTCAGTGGGGAGGTGTGGAAAATGCCAGAGATGGCAAAACTGCTCAGGACTGTGTCTGGGTGGACAGAAGATGGGATAGTGTACCTTGAGGGCCCAAAAGAGAGAAAGTTCACTATTCCTCATCTGAAAGCAGCCTCCGTGCCCTATGGCAATGAAAACATCACATTCTACTTGGGGTTCACATTTAGAGGACCTGTTGCGTACAACGTCACTGTGAAAAAGTAG